The following proteins are encoded in a genomic region of Arachis stenosperma cultivar V10309 chromosome 4, arast.V10309.gnm1.PFL2, whole genome shotgun sequence:
- the LOC130976837 gene encoding probable envelope ADP,ATP carrier protein, chloroplastic, whose amino-acid sequence MHNTEEKAVVYWRKIPHLKCDAVSTKPFHNSSTLTFSSATADATRCKFASVSVAETKLHHDFAPTATQLLKHPLAVIAFLPRDVSLFSAGAIAGAAAKTVTAPLDRIKLLMQTHGVRVGQESAKKAMSFIEAITVIAKEEGIKGYWKGNLPQVIRVVPYSAVQLFAYEIYKKIFRGQNGELSVVARLTAGAFAGMTSTFITYPLDVLRLRLAVEPGYRTMSQVALSMIREEGIASFYRGLGPSLIAIAPYIAANFCVFDLLKKSLPEKYQKRTETSILTALLSASLATLTCYPLDTVRRQMQLKGTPYTTVLEALSGIVARDGVVGLYRGFLPNALKTLPNSSIKLTTYDLVKRLIAASEKEFQTITEENRNKQQNINSQA is encoded by the exons ATGCACAACACAGAGGAGAAAGCCGTCGTCTACTGGCGCAAAATCCCACACCTCAAATGCGACGCCGTTTCCACCAAACCCTTCCATAATTCTTCCACCCTCACCTTCTCCTCCGCCACCGCTGATGCCACCCGCTGCAAATTCGCCTCCGTTTCGGTTGCTGAAACCAAACTCCACCACGATTTCGCTCCCACGGCAACTCAGCTCCTTAAGCACCCGCTCGCCGTCATTGCCTTTCTTCCCCGAGATGTCTCCCTCTTCTCCGCCGGAGCCATTGCCGGCGCCGCCGCTAAGACCGTCACAGCTCCCCTCGACCGCATCAAACTTCTCATGCAG ACTCATGGTGTACGGGTCGGGCAAGAGAGTGCTAAGAAGGCAATGAGTTTCATTGAG GCTATAACAGTTATAGCAAAGGAAGAAGGCATTAAAGGTTACTGGAAGGGAAACCTCCCCCAG GTGATTCGGGTTGTTCCTTATAGTGCTGTCCAGCTTTTTGCATATGAAATTTACAAG AAAATATTCAGGGGACAGAATGGTGAGCTCTCTGTTGTGGCAAGACTTACAGCAGGTGCTTTTGCTGGCATGACATCCACTTTT ATAACTTATCCATTAGATGTCCTGAGATTGCGATTAGCTGTTGAACCTGGTTATCGAACTATGTCACAG GTTGCCCTGAGCATGATAAGGGAGGAAGGAATTGCATCTTTCTACAGGGGCCTTGGGCCTTCGCTTATTGCAATAGCTCCGTATATTGCAGCAAACTTTTGTGTTTTTGACCT ATTGAAGAAGTCATTGCCCGAGAAATATCAAAAGAGAACCGAAACATCAATACTCACTGCCTTGCTTTCGGCCTCGCTTGCCACACTTACATGCTATCCTTTGGACACTGTGCGAAGACAAATGCAATTGAAGGGTACGCCTTATACAACGGTATTAGAGGCCCTTTCAG GTATTGTGGCACGAGATGGAGTTGTCGGCTTATATCGGGGATTTCTGCCTAATGCTCTAAAAACCCTACCAAACAGCAG CATCAAGCTTACCACATATGACCTTGTTAAGCGCCTAATTGCTGCTAGTGAGAAAGAGTTTCAAACAATTACAGAGGAAAACCGCAACAAACAACAGAACATCAACAGTCAAGCATAA